A genomic window from Exiguobacterium acetylicum DSM 20416 includes:
- a CDS encoding winged helix-turn-helix transcriptional regulator, with the protein MDSRHTEEQADLLALQKFQHNFENSLKSSIIYLLRDGALTIGELEQRIDQSHGQILEQLQELIEDGLVIQQMSEKVHGLAYYLTAPAEDLVRQFKESIRWSKQHIRY; encoded by the coding sequence ATGGATTCACGTCATACCGAAGAACAAGCCGATTTACTGGCGTTGCAAAAATTTCAACACAACTTCGAGAACAGTCTGAAGTCGAGCATCATTTATCTCTTGCGTGATGGTGCGTTGACGATCGGGGAACTCGAGCAACGGATCGATCAATCGCACGGTCAAATCCTCGAACAATTACAGGAGCTGATCGAAGATGGACTCGTCATCCAGCAGATGTCTGAGAAAGTGCACGGACTTGCCTATTATTTGACGGCACCGGCTGAAGATCTCGTCCGACAGTTCAAGGAATCGATCCGTTGGAGTAAGCAACACATTCGATACTAA
- a CDS encoding AI-2E family transporter codes for MQKMFENKWYRFAWWVMTLLIIVWIGDHVTFLFRPVAILLQMVVPPLAIAGILYYVLLPIVELLEKKMKRRPAVLIVLVGLIGILTTLGFIFGPMLSEQITQFVNSIPTLATQFQRQLVDVREQLENSAFFSRFMTGQDNLFNKFSGNISEYASTFLKNIGTGVGGFVSVLTTTVVTIVIIPIMLIYMLLDGDKLKGNLVKLMPYEYHKETKKILGDVHLTIMSYIRGQVIVSIGVGIIAYIGYLIIGIDYALLLALFATLTNIIPFLGPVLGVIPALIVGFIQDPILAIYAIIVMTVAQQIDSHIMSPLVQGKTLDVHPLTIIIVLLVAGNIAGFFGVLLGVPFYAVMKVVILNIRRLYHLRSQKKMVITEEEKTFDTIITDRD; via the coding sequence ATGCAAAAAATGTTTGAAAACAAGTGGTACCGATTCGCCTGGTGGGTTATGACATTACTGATCATCGTCTGGATTGGTGATCATGTGACGTTCCTGTTCCGACCAGTCGCGATTCTGCTTCAGATGGTCGTACCACCCCTCGCGATCGCTGGGATTCTCTATTATGTCCTGCTACCAATCGTCGAGTTGCTTGAGAAAAAGATGAAGCGGCGCCCGGCTGTTTTGATCGTCCTCGTTGGTTTGATCGGTATTTTAACGACACTCGGATTCATCTTTGGTCCGATGTTATCGGAGCAGATCACACAGTTCGTCAATTCGATTCCGACGCTTGCGACACAGTTCCAGCGGCAATTGGTCGATGTTCGGGAACAACTGGAGAACAGTGCCTTCTTTTCACGATTCATGACGGGTCAAGACAACTTATTCAATAAGTTCTCTGGGAACATCTCGGAGTATGCGTCGACGTTCCTAAAGAACATCGGTACAGGTGTCGGTGGGTTCGTCAGTGTTCTGACGACGACGGTCGTGACGATCGTCATCATTCCGATCATGTTGATCTACATGTTGCTTGATGGTGATAAGCTTAAAGGTAATCTCGTTAAACTGATGCCGTATGAGTATCATAAGGAAACGAAAAAAATCCTTGGTGATGTCCACTTGACGATCATGAGCTATATCCGAGGACAAGTCATCGTCAGTATCGGTGTCGGAATTATCGCCTATATCGGATATCTGATCATCGGGATCGATTATGCGTTGTTGCTCGCCTTGTTTGCGACATTGACGAACATCATTCCGTTCCTTGGTCCGGTTCTCGGTGTCATTCCGGCGTTGATCGTCGGGTTCATCCAGGATCCGATTCTTGCGATCTATGCGATCATCGTCATGACGGTCGCGCAACAGATCGATTCGCACATCATGTCACCACTTGTGCAAGGGAAAACACTTGATGTCCATCCATTGACAATTATCATCGTCTTGCTCGTCGCAGGGAACATCGCTGGATTTTTCGGCGTCTTGCTGGGTGTTCCGTTCTACGCTGTCATGAAGGTAGTCATCTTGAACATCCGTCGCCTGTATCATCTCCGGTCGCAAAAGAAGATGGTCATCACGGAGGAAGAGAAGACGTTCGATACGATCATCACCGATCGCGATTGA